One Fontisphaera persica DNA window includes the following coding sequences:
- a CDS encoding DUF3106 domain-containing protein has protein sequence MKRIVWLAVGMAGVLWAATPPAPTVDGRPPLPPLGAPPMQAFRELLNTNAAGRQAFLSKKSPEQRQLFEQKLAEYEGLSPAQRELRLTLTDLRHYLMLFLNLPESWRETYLAQLPERYRPLVVERLKIWDRLDEATRKELLQNEDLLAYLVRLENAPPVPQGLFLYSLPGERRLAIEAALKTWNQTPPHRQQAMLQRFKHFFHLSESEQRQVLEALPPQERQTPERFLAALFRLPASQREKYAEAVNRFLSLSPAEQEQFLRNAMTWKSLTPEQREIVRDMVNKIPPLPPLPPGLLQSTGPSLGGFPATSGKR, from the coding sequence ATGAAACGCATTGTTTGGCTTGCCGTGGGAATGGCCGGGGTGTTGTGGGCGGCTACACCGCCTGCGCCAACCGTGGACGGCCGTCCGCCGCTGCCTCCATTGGGGGCGCCCCCCATGCAAGCTTTCCGTGAGTTGTTAAACACCAATGCGGCAGGGCGCCAAGCATTTTTAAGCAAAAAATCGCCTGAACAACGGCAGTTGTTTGAGCAAAAACTGGCCGAATATGAAGGATTGTCGCCCGCCCAGCGCGAATTGCGCCTGACGCTCACAGACCTGCGGCATTATCTGATGCTGTTTCTGAATTTGCCCGAGTCTTGGCGGGAAACCTATTTGGCGCAGTTGCCTGAGAGGTACCGTCCCTTGGTGGTCGAGCGACTTAAGATTTGGGACCGCCTGGACGAGGCCACACGTAAAGAACTGCTGCAAAACGAGGATTTGTTGGCTTATCTGGTGCGACTGGAAAATGCGCCGCCCGTACCGCAGGGGCTGTTTCTTTACAGCTTGCCAGGTGAACGCCGGCTGGCCATCGAGGCGGCGTTAAAAACTTGGAATCAGACACCACCTCACCGCCAGCAAGCCATGTTGCAACGATTCAAGCATTTCTTTCATCTCTCGGAGTCCGAGCAAAGGCAGGTGCTGGAAGCGCTGCCCCCGCAAGAGCGGCAAACCCCGGAGCGATTCCTGGCCGCCTTATTCCGCTTGCCAGCCAGCCAGCGCGAAAAGTATGCGGAAGCCGTGAATCGTTTCTTGAGTCTTTCACCGGCAGAACAGGAGCAATTTCTGCGCAATGCCATGACATGGAAATCACTGACACCCGAACAACGCGAAATCGTACGCGACATGGTGAATAAGATTCCGCCTTTGCCGCCCTTGCCGCCCGGCCTCCTTCAAAGCACAGGGCCCTCTTTGGGAGGGTTTCCTGCGACAAGCGGAAAACGTTAA
- the glnD gene encoding [protein-PII] uridylyltransferase has translation MAGWLEKMTADAARLALPPGRHPAQELARYRHFLKIQSHRLKILHRNGGGGREVCRGRAAMLDLVLKNLFAALQGLAKPGEWQPIALVAVGGYGRGELNPWSDVDLLFLQERPAHRGASHPALALIGEGILSDLGLKVGHATRTAEECVAEANKEMQSKTALIEARFLCGDEKLFERLKKLLFKHCVKGRETEYIAARLADQEARRQRFGNSPVMQEPHIKNGCGGLRDYQNLLWMTYFKYGVGQLDELVKAKMVYPAEARDLEAAYDYLLRVRTELHYQCPRPQDILTKHFQPAVAWQLGFKERSAWVRIENFMREYYNHTRNIYLITRIVEQRLALDPQAGRLLPNLPRFWRKRATPVIVDGLRIQGNQIGAASPRVFDDAPPRLMRVFLLAQQRGLTLEPALVQLLRNKLHLVNRDFLHSPRVRETFLEILNHRGSVGATLRQMHEVGLLGKYVPEFGRLTNLVQHEFYHQYAADEHTLVCLEKLDQIWEAKEEPFQRYRDLLRTVEKPHVLNLALLLHDAGKAGNSTHHAEDGARLAQNFAQRMALDDAATQQLCHLIKHHLDMARISQRRDLNDAQVIAHFASVVETEEQLRLLTLLTVADLLGTSEKLWNGFKDSLLWQLYQKTTDYLRGIRPPAEEAEKQRQLLALELARHLPRHIAEEELYAHFKHLPVRYFQQCSPQEILLDLELAHQFMRRAVDEDLDSGLASLRPILHWTPLPDRGCTELKLCTWDRPRLFSRIAGACSASGLNILSAQIYSRADGIALDTFYVTDARAGGPVTKEQREQCTHLLNRVLERGDVDLYAAIRRQQLGASLYFAVGGERLPTRIHIDNESAKTETVIDITTEDRLGLLYAISQALADAGLDVSWARITTEKGAAMDSFYVTHRYEGKLTSPRTQSAVRSKILGAILALDSQR, from the coding sequence ATGGCTGGCTGGCTCGAAAAAATGACGGCGGATGCGGCGCGGTTGGCGCTTCCGCCGGGACGACATCCCGCGCAGGAACTGGCGCGATACCGGCATTTTCTCAAAATCCAATCGCATCGTCTCAAAATCCTGCATCGCAACGGTGGAGGTGGTCGCGAAGTTTGCCGTGGCCGTGCGGCCATGCTGGATTTGGTATTAAAAAACCTCTTTGCCGCCCTGCAGGGACTGGCCAAACCCGGCGAATGGCAACCCATCGCCCTGGTAGCCGTAGGGGGGTATGGACGGGGAGAACTCAACCCCTGGAGCGATGTGGATTTGTTGTTTCTGCAAGAACGCCCCGCCCACCGCGGCGCCTCCCATCCCGCGCTGGCCTTGATTGGGGAGGGTATTCTGAGTGACCTGGGATTGAAAGTCGGGCATGCCACGCGCACGGCGGAGGAATGCGTGGCAGAGGCCAACAAGGAAATGCAGTCCAAAACCGCCTTGATCGAGGCGCGTTTTCTCTGTGGAGATGAAAAACTCTTTGAACGGCTGAAGAAGCTACTGTTCAAGCATTGCGTGAAAGGGCGGGAAACGGAATACATTGCCGCGCGGCTGGCCGACCAGGAAGCCCGGCGGCAGCGTTTTGGCAATTCCCCCGTCATGCAGGAACCCCATATCAAAAACGGCTGCGGCGGCCTGCGGGATTACCAGAATCTGCTCTGGATGACCTACTTCAAATATGGCGTGGGACAATTGGACGAACTGGTCAAAGCCAAAATGGTGTACCCGGCCGAAGCGCGGGACCTGGAGGCGGCCTACGATTACCTGTTGCGCGTACGGACAGAATTACATTACCAATGCCCGCGACCGCAGGACATCCTGACCAAACATTTTCAGCCCGCGGTGGCGTGGCAACTGGGATTCAAGGAACGCTCGGCCTGGGTGCGCATCGAAAATTTCATGCGCGAATACTACAATCACACCCGCAACATTTACCTCATAACGCGCATCGTGGAGCAACGGCTGGCACTCGACCCCCAAGCGGGCCGGCTTTTGCCCAATCTCCCGCGCTTCTGGCGAAAACGCGCCACGCCGGTCATCGTGGATGGGCTGCGCATCCAGGGAAACCAGATTGGCGCCGCCTCGCCCCGTGTTTTCGATGACGCGCCGCCTCGCCTGATGCGCGTCTTCCTGCTGGCCCAGCAGCGCGGGCTGACCTTGGAGCCCGCCTTAGTGCAGTTGCTGCGCAACAAACTTCACCTCGTTAATCGGGATTTTCTGCACAGCCCACGAGTGCGTGAGACCTTTTTGGAAATCCTCAACCACCGCGGCAGTGTGGGCGCCACCCTGCGCCAAATGCACGAGGTGGGCTTGCTGGGCAAATACGTGCCCGAATTCGGCCGGCTCACCAACCTGGTTCAGCACGAGTTTTACCACCAATATGCGGCCGACGAGCACACCCTGGTATGTCTGGAAAAGCTGGACCAGATTTGGGAGGCCAAGGAAGAGCCTTTTCAGCGTTACCGCGACCTGTTGCGCACGGTGGAAAAACCGCACGTGCTGAACCTGGCATTGTTGCTGCACGACGCCGGCAAGGCCGGCAATTCCACCCACCATGCGGAAGACGGTGCACGCCTGGCGCAAAATTTCGCCCAGCGCATGGCCCTTGACGATGCGGCCACACAGCAGCTTTGCCACCTGATTAAGCACCATCTGGACATGGCCCGTATCTCTCAGCGTCGCGACCTGAATGACGCGCAGGTCATCGCTCATTTTGCCAGCGTGGTGGAAACAGAGGAACAACTCCGCCTGCTGACCTTGCTCACCGTGGCCGATTTATTGGGCACCAGCGAAAAGTTGTGGAACGGCTTCAAAGATTCCCTCCTCTGGCAGCTCTACCAAAAAACCACCGATTATCTGCGCGGCATCCGTCCGCCGGCCGAAGAGGCGGAAAAGCAACGCCAATTGCTGGCCCTCGAGCTGGCTCGCCATTTGCCCCGGCACATTGCGGAGGAGGAGTTATACGCGCATTTCAAGCACCTGCCCGTGCGATATTTCCAACAGTGTTCGCCCCAGGAAATCCTGCTGGATTTGGAGCTGGCCCACCAATTCATGCGGCGGGCGGTGGATGAAGATTTGGACAGCGGCCTGGCCTCCTTGCGTCCCATCTTGCATTGGACTCCCCTGCCCGACCGGGGCTGCACCGAGTTGAAATTATGCACTTGGGACCGGCCCCGGCTGTTCAGCCGCATTGCCGGCGCCTGCAGCGCCAGCGGCCTGAACATCCTCAGCGCCCAAATTTACAGCCGTGCCGATGGCATTGCCCTGGATACGTTTTACGTCACCGACGCGCGGGCGGGCGGCCCGGTGACCAAGGAACAACGCGAGCAGTGCACCCACTTGCTGAATCGCGTGCTCGAGCGCGGTGATGTGGATTTGTATGCCGCCATTCGCCGCCAGCAACTGGGCGCCAGCCTGTACTTCGCGGTGGGCGGCGAACGATTGCCCACCCGTATCCATATCGACAACGAGAGCGCAAAAACGGAGACCGTCATTGACATTACCACCGAAGACCGGCTGGGACTGCTCTATGCCATTTCTCAGGCGCTGGCCGATGCCGGACTGGATGTTTCCTGGGCGCGCATCACCACCGAAAAAGGGGCGGCCATGGACAGCTTCTATGTCACCCACCGTTATGAGGGCAAGCTCACCTCGCCCCGCACTCAAAGTGCAGTGCGTTCCAAAATACTGGGCGCCATTCTGGCCTTGGACAGCCAGAGGTAA
- a CDS encoding sigma-70 family RNA polymerase sigma factor, translated as MSANIDPDSELMLRVRQGDRQAFAALVDRHKQALVNYIARTIQDPTEAEDLAQHVFVQVFKAAHRYRPQARFAPWLYSIARNACLNELRRRSRHPTTSLEDLHAGEEESAPRPLPDPQTPPPSHQILRAELEAKVAEALRDLPENQRTAILLYQQQQMSYEEIAEVMGCSLVAVKSLIFRGRETLKLRLKAYLASGAWETRDS; from the coding sequence ATGTCCGCCAATATTGACCCGGATTCAGAATTGATGCTGCGTGTCCGCCAGGGCGACCGGCAGGCTTTTGCAGCATTGGTGGACAGACACAAGCAAGCGTTGGTGAATTATATTGCGCGGACAATTCAGGACCCCACCGAGGCGGAGGACCTGGCTCAGCACGTCTTTGTGCAAGTGTTCAAGGCGGCCCATCGTTATCGTCCACAAGCCCGGTTTGCCCCCTGGCTCTACAGCATTGCCCGCAATGCCTGCCTGAATGAATTGCGACGACGCTCGCGGCATCCCACGACTTCCTTGGAGGATTTGCATGCGGGAGAGGAGGAATCGGCGCCGCGACCTTTGCCGGACCCGCAGACCCCGCCGCCTTCGCATCAGATTTTGCGCGCTGAACTGGAGGCCAAGGTGGCGGAGGCGTTGAGGGATTTGCCGGAAAACCAGCGCACAGCCATCCTGCTGTACCAACAACAGCAAATGTCTTACGAGGAAATTGCGGAAGTCATGGGATGCTCCCTGGTGGCGGTGAAGTCGCTGATTTTCCGGGGGCGTGAGACGCTAAAATTACGCCTTAAGGCCTATCTGGCTTCTGGCGCATGGGAGACCAGGGATTCATAA